A single region of the Pseudomonas sp. VD-NE ins genome encodes:
- a CDS encoding PQQ-dependent sugar dehydrogenase: MLRKTLLATLCAGALISAPAFAAAPKELQSEQGTLEVTTITAGLEHPWALAFLPDRQGMLVTERPGNLRVVAADGKLSAPITGVPQVWAKGQGGLLDVALSPDFKQDRLVYLSYAEGGGAGDKAGTAVGRGRLSDDLKTLKDFKVIFRQEPKLSVGNHFGSRLVFDRDGYLFITLGENNDRPTAQDLDKLQGKVVRIYPDGKVPDDNPFVGQSGVRPEIWAYGVRNPQGAALNPWTGTLWENEHGPRGGDEVNIIERGKNYGWPLATHGINYSMQPIPEAQGKTAEGTVAPHHVWEKSPGVTGMAFYDADRFKPWQHNAFIGALVTQELIRLQFDGDKVVHEERLLGELKQRIRDVRQGPDGYLYVLTDEENGSLYKIGLKPAL, from the coding sequence ATGTTGCGTAAAACCCTTCTAGCCACACTGTGTGCTGGTGCTCTGATCAGTGCACCGGCCTTTGCCGCCGCGCCCAAAGAGCTGCAAAGCGAACAGGGCACCCTCGAAGTCACGACCATCACCGCAGGCCTTGAACATCCGTGGGCGCTGGCGTTTTTGCCGGATCGCCAAGGCATGCTGGTCACTGAGCGTCCCGGCAATCTGCGCGTGGTGGCGGCCGACGGCAAGCTATCGGCGCCGATCACCGGTGTGCCGCAGGTCTGGGCCAAGGGGCAGGGCGGGTTGCTGGATGTGGCGCTGTCGCCGGATTTCAAACAGGATCGTCTGGTGTATCTGTCCTATGCCGAAGGTGGCGGTGCCGGCGACAAGGCCGGCACCGCTGTGGGGCGCGGACGGCTTTCAGATGACTTGAAGACGCTGAAGGATTTCAAAGTAATCTTCCGCCAGGAGCCGAAGCTTTCGGTCGGCAATCACTTCGGCTCACGGCTGGTGTTTGATCGCGACGGTTATTTGTTCATTACTTTGGGCGAGAACAATGACCGGCCGACCGCGCAGGATCTCGACAAGCTGCAAGGCAAGGTCGTGCGCATCTACCCGGACGGCAAGGTGCCGGATGACAACCCCTTTGTCGGCCAGTCCGGCGTTCGCCCGGAAATCTGGGCTTACGGCGTGCGCAACCCACAGGGCGCGGCGCTCAACCCATGGACTGGCACGCTGTGGGAGAACGAGCACGGCCCGCGCGGCGGCGATGAGGTGAACATTATCGAACGCGGCAAGAACTACGGCTGGCCACTGGCGACCCACGGCATCAATTACTCAATGCAGCCAATACCGGAAGCCCAGGGCAAAACGGCCGAAGGCACGGTCGCGCCGCACCATGTATGGGAGAAGTCGCCGGGCGTCACTGGCATGGCGTTTTACGATGCCGATCGCTTTAAACCGTGGCAACACAATGCGTTTATTGGCGCGTTGGTGACTCAGGAATTGATCCGCTTGCAGTTCGATGGCGACAAGGTGGTGCACGAGGAGCGCTTGCTGGGCGAGCTGAAGCAGCGGATTCGCGATGTACGGCAAGGGCCGGATGGTTATCTGTATGTGTTGACGGATGAAGAGAATGGCTCGCTGTACAAGATCGGCCTGAAGCCCGCGCTCTAA
- a CDS encoding Ku protein — MARAIWKGAISFGLVHIPVALVSATSSQGVDFDWLDSRSMDPVGYKRVNKVTGKEVTKEHIVKGVAYEKGRYVVLSEEEIRSAHPVSTQTIDIFSFVDAEQIPLQNIDTPYYLAPDKRGGKVYALLRETLSKTNKVALARVVLHTRQYLAALMPLEDALVLVKLRWPQEVRGLGELELGPEVTKPQLAKGELDMAKRLVQDMSADWKPEDYKDEFEDKIMALVEKKAHEGKIEDVETVGGEEERKTADVIDLTELLKRSLGGKAPAKPKAKAATKTAPAKRTKKASGE, encoded by the coding sequence ATGGCTCGGGCAATCTGGAAAGGCGCAATCAGTTTCGGACTGGTGCACATCCCTGTCGCACTGGTCTCGGCGACCTCGTCGCAGGGCGTGGATTTCGATTGGCTCGACAGCCGCAGCATGGACCCGGTGGGCTATAAACGGGTGAACAAGGTCACCGGCAAGGAAGTCACCAAGGAGCACATTGTCAAAGGCGTGGCCTATGAAAAGGGCCGTTATGTGGTGCTCAGCGAAGAGGAAATTCGCTCGGCGCACCCTGTTTCAACGCAGACCATCGACATCTTTTCCTTCGTCGACGCCGAACAGATTCCCCTGCAAAACATCGACACGCCCTACTACCTGGCACCCGACAAGCGCGGTGGCAAGGTCTACGCATTGCTGCGCGAGACACTGAGCAAAACCAATAAAGTCGCCCTCGCCCGCGTGGTCCTGCATACGCGCCAGTACCTGGCGGCGCTGATGCCGCTGGAAGATGCATTGGTGCTGGTGAAACTGCGCTGGCCGCAAGAGGTGCGTGGCCTCGGTGAGTTGGAATTGGGTCCTGAAGTGACCAAGCCACAGCTGGCCAAGGGTGAACTGGACATGGCCAAGCGGTTGGTGCAGGACATGAGCGCCGACTGGAAGCCCGAGGATTACAAGGATGAGTTCGAAGACAAGATCATGGCGCTGGTCGAGAAAAAGGCCCATGAAGGCAAGATCGAGGATGTTGAAACGGTGGGTGGCGAGGAAGAGCGTAAAACCGCTGATGTGATCGACTTGACCGAGCTGCTCAAACGCAGTCTGGGTGGCAAAGCGCCGGCCAAGCCGAAGGCGAAGGCCGCGACCAAGACAGCGCCAGCCAAGAGGACAAAGAAGGCCTCGGGAGAATGA
- the lpxO gene encoding lipid A hydroxylase LpxO: protein MKLIIAAIYVISIAYVHLRGRVRHKLGRQLSDHSTFLAPINCFLYLFSKKPNKPYLDPSEFPDLSPLQAHWEEIREEGQNLLRAGEIKRSNQYDDVGFNSFFKSGWKRFYLKWYGESHPSAMKLCPRTTELVQSIGSIKAAMFAELPPGSKLVRHRDPYAGSYRYHLGLDTPNDAGCYINVDGESYHWRDGEAVMFDETFIHYAENTTDKNRIILFCDIERPMKYRWAAAFNSWFSRTVMSAAGAPNDAGDRTGGINRLFTRIYKIRLRGKELKKRNRKRYYMEKWAIFGGLLAVFILI from the coding sequence GTGAAACTCATCATTGCTGCTATTTATGTCATTTCCATTGCATACGTTCATTTGCGTGGGCGTGTGCGCCACAAGCTCGGTCGACAACTGAGTGACCATTCGACGTTTCTTGCGCCGATCAACTGCTTCCTTTATCTGTTTTCGAAGAAGCCGAACAAGCCGTACCTGGACCCGAGCGAGTTTCCTGACTTGAGCCCGTTGCAGGCGCACTGGGAAGAAATCCGCGAAGAAGGGCAGAATTTGCTGCGTGCCGGCGAGATCAAACGCTCTAACCAGTACGACGATGTCGGTTTCAACTCGTTCTTCAAAAGCGGCTGGAAGCGTTTCTATCTGAAGTGGTACGGCGAGAGCCATCCGTCGGCGATGAAGCTGTGCCCACGCACCACCGAACTGGTGCAGAGCATCGGTTCGATCAAGGCCGCGATGTTTGCCGAGCTGCCACCGGGTTCGAAACTGGTGCGTCACCGTGACCCGTATGCAGGCTCGTATCGCTATCACCTGGGTCTGGACACGCCAAACGACGCTGGCTGCTATATCAACGTCGACGGCGAGAGCTACCACTGGCGTGACGGCGAAGCGGTGATGTTCGACGAGACGTTTATTCATTACGCCGAAAACACCACCGACAAGAACCGCATCATCCTGTTCTGCGACATTGAACGACCGATGAAGTACCGCTGGGCGGCGGCGTTCAACAGCTGGTTCAGCCGTACCGTTATGTCGGCGGCAGGCGCGCCGAACGATGCTGGCGACCGCACGGGCGGGATCAACCGTTTGTTTACCCGGATCTACAAGATTCGCCTGCGTGGTAAAGAGCTGAAGAAACGCAATCGCAAACGTTACTACATGGAAAAGTGGGCGATCTTCGGTGGTTTGCTGGCGGTGTTCATTCTGATCTGA
- a CDS encoding ABC-F family ATPase, with the protein MISTANITMQFGAKPLFENVSVKFGAGNRYGLIGANGCGKSTFMKILGGDLDPSGGQVMLEPNVRLGKLRQDQFAYEEFTVIDTVIMGHEELWKVKAERDRIYSLPEMSEEDGMAVAELETEFAEMDGYTAESRAGELLLGLGIGIEQHFGPMSEVSPGWKLRVLLAQALFSDPEVLLLDEPTNHLDINTIRWLENVLTQRNSLMIIISHDRHFLNSVCTHMADLDYGELRLFPGNYDEYMTVATQSREQLLSDNAKKKAQISELQSFVSRFSANASKAKQATSRAKAIDKIQLAEVKPSSRVSPFIRFDQNKKLHRQAVIVEKMAKGFDGKPLFKDFSFQVEAGERVAIIGPNGIGKTTLLRTLVNELTPDAGSIKWTDAAELGYYAQDHAHDFEDDVTLFDWMGQWTQGEQMIRGTLGRMLFSNDEILKSVKVISGGEQGRMLFGKLILQKPNVLIMDEPTNHLDMESIEALNLALENYPGTLIFVSHDREFVSSLATRIIELSPDGVTDFSGTYDDYLRSQGVVF; encoded by the coding sequence TTGATTTCTACAGCTAACATCACGATGCAGTTCGGCGCCAAGCCGCTCTTCGAAAACGTTTCGGTCAAATTCGGCGCGGGCAATCGCTACGGTCTGATCGGCGCCAACGGTTGCGGCAAGTCGACCTTCATGAAAATCCTCGGCGGCGACCTCGATCCGTCCGGCGGTCAGGTCATGCTCGAGCCGAACGTGCGTCTGGGTAAATTGCGCCAGGACCAGTTCGCCTACGAAGAATTCACCGTGATCGACACCGTGATCATGGGTCACGAAGAGCTGTGGAAGGTCAAGGCTGAGCGCGATCGTATCTACTCGCTGCCGGAAATGAGCGAAGAAGACGGCATGGCCGTGGCCGAGCTGGAAACCGAATTCGCCGAGATGGACGGCTACACCGCCGAATCCCGCGCCGGTGAACTGTTGCTGGGCCTGGGTATTGGCATCGAGCAACACTTCGGCCCGATGAGCGAAGTCTCGCCAGGCTGGAAACTGCGCGTGTTGCTGGCGCAGGCGCTGTTCTCCGATCCGGAAGTGCTGTTGCTCGACGAACCGACCAACCACCTGGACATCAACACCATCCGCTGGCTGGAAAACGTTCTGACCCAGCGTAACAGCCTGATGATCATCATCTCCCACGACCGTCACTTCCTGAACAGCGTGTGCACGCACATGGCTGACCTGGATTACGGCGAGCTGCGTCTGTTCCCGGGCAACTACGACGAGTACATGACCGTGGCGACCCAGTCCCGCGAGCAACTGTTGTCGGACAACGCCAAGAAGAAAGCGCAGATTTCCGAGCTGCAATCGTTCGTCAGCCGCTTCTCGGCCAACGCCTCGAAAGCCAAGCAGGCTACCTCCCGTGCCAAGGCGATCGACAAGATCCAGCTGGCCGAGGTCAAGCCTTCGAGCCGCGTGAGCCCGTTCATCCGCTTCGATCAGAACAAGAAGCTGCACCGCCAGGCGGTCATCGTCGAGAAAATGGCCAAAGGCTTCGACGGCAAACCCCTGTTCAAAGATTTCAGCTTCCAGGTTGAAGCCGGCGAGCGCGTGGCGATCATCGGCCCGAACGGTATCGGCAAAACCACCCTGCTGCGCACCCTGGTCAACGAACTGACCCCGGACGCCGGCAGCATCAAGTGGACCGACGCCGCCGAACTGGGCTACTACGCCCAGGACCACGCGCACGACTTCGAAGACGACGTTACCCTGTTCGACTGGATGGGTCAGTGGACTCAGGGCGAGCAGATGATTCGCGGTACTTTGGGCCGCATGCTGTTCTCCAACGACGAGATCCTCAAGTCGGTCAAAGTGATTTCCGGTGGTGAGCAAGGTCGCATGCTGTTCGGCAAGCTGATCCTGCAAAAGCCGAACGTGCTGATCATGGACGAACCAACCAACCACTTGGACATGGAATCGATCGAGGCGCTGAACCTGGCGCTGGAAAACTACCCGGGCACGCTGATCTTCGTCAGCCACGACCGTGAGTTCGTATCGTCCCTGGCCACGCGCATCATCGAGCTGAGCCCGGATGGCGTGACGGACTTCAGCGGCACTTACGATGACTACCTGCGTAGTCAGGGTGTTGTGTTCTAA
- a CDS encoding MFS transporter, translated as MSAQQLPPQSSMAITLQIVSIVFYTFIAFLCIGLPIAVLPGYVHEQLGFSAVIAGLVIGSQYLATLLSRPMAGRMSDTVGTKRAIIYGLWGIVLSGLLTLLSTLLQDFPLASLIILIIGRLLLGIAQGLIGVGTISWCMGQVGVEHTAKSIGWNGIASYGAIAIGAPLGVVMVADYGFTSLGIALAVLAAGALVLIRNKPSVPVIRGERLPFWAVFGRIAPYGASLTLASIGYGTLTTFITLYYLNRGWTGAAYCLTVFGVCFILSRLMFISAISRFGGFRSAIACMTIETLGLVLLWLAPSTAFALIGAGLAGFGLSLVYPALGVEAIKQVPSSSRGSGLGAYAVFFDLALAIAGPLMGAVALNLGYSWIFFCAALLSVIGLGLTLLLQRRAIS; from the coding sequence ATGTCTGCGCAGCAACTGCCACCGCAAAGCTCCATGGCGATCACCCTGCAGATCGTCTCCATCGTGTTCTATACCTTTATTGCGTTCCTCTGCATCGGTCTGCCGATCGCGGTATTGCCCGGTTACGTGCATGAGCAACTGGGTTTCAGCGCGGTCATTGCCGGGCTGGTGATTGGCTCGCAATATCTGGCCACCCTGCTCAGCCGGCCGATGGCCGGGCGCATGTCGGATACGGTCGGGACCAAGCGGGCGATCATTTATGGCTTGTGGGGAATTGTCCTCAGCGGTTTGCTGACGCTGCTCTCTACGCTGCTACAGGACTTTCCGCTCGCCAGCCTGATCATTCTGATTATCGGCCGTTTGCTGCTCGGCATCGCGCAAGGGCTGATCGGCGTCGGCACCATCAGTTGGTGCATGGGCCAGGTCGGTGTCGAGCACACCGCGAAATCCATCGGCTGGAACGGCATCGCTTCCTATGGCGCGATTGCGATTGGTGCGCCGTTGGGCGTGGTGATGGTCGCCGATTACGGCTTCACCAGCCTCGGCATCGCACTGGCCGTGCTGGCAGCCGGTGCACTGGTGCTGATCCGCAATAAGCCTTCGGTGCCGGTGATCCGTGGCGAACGGTTGCCGTTCTGGGCGGTGTTCGGGCGGATCGCCCCGTATGGCGCCAGCCTGACCCTAGCCTCGATCGGCTACGGCACGCTGACCACTTTCATCACCCTGTATTACCTCAACCGTGGCTGGACCGGCGCGGCGTACTGCCTGACGGTGTTTGGTGTGTGCTTCATCCTGTCGCGGCTGATGTTTATCTCGGCGATCAGTCGGTTTGGCGGGTTCAGGTCCGCCATCGCGTGCATGACCATCGAAACCTTGGGGCTGGTGCTGTTGTGGCTGGCGCCGTCGACCGCGTTCGCCTTGATCGGCGCGGGGCTGGCGGGGTTTGGCCTGTCGCTGGTGTATCCGGCGTTGGGTGTCGAGGCGATCAAACAGGTGCCCAGTTCCAGTCGTGGTTCCGGGTTGGGCGCTTATGCGGTTTTTTTCGATCTGGCGCTGGCGATTGCCGGGCCGTTAATGGGCGCGGTGGCGTTGAATCTGGGGTATTCGTGGATATTCTTCTGTGCGGCGCTGTTGTCGGTGATTGGGTTGGGTCTGACCCTGCTGCTCCAGCGCCGGGCGATTTCCTGA
- a CDS encoding alpha/beta hydrolase family protein — MMRLCAALLICLLGSLNSVQAAPGRHPVWSVGYHEMTFLDPLDLQPMRAIAFYPSSDREHMSLLEGYSVEAGEDTKVAIGRFPMLMLSHGNTGTPLALHDLATSLARKGFVVVAVIHPGDNSKDHSRLGTLSNLYGRPIQISEAITATLGDRMLAPYVNADQVGVIGYSAGGETALILSGAQPDLDRLRRYCQERPDDRDACNTQGELIVDRDDLQPVADPRVHALLLMAPLSLKFGRHTLADVHVPVLLYSGDGDKLVAFDKNAAALARKLPTAPDFKLLAGAGHFVFMAPCNEEQIRAMPALCTDADGVDREDIHRNLISEAGRFFSHTLGKPTRAGMQTADQ, encoded by the coding sequence ATGATGCGTCTTTGTGCAGCGTTACTGATTTGCCTGCTTGGCAGCCTGAATTCAGTGCAGGCTGCGCCTGGGCGACACCCGGTGTGGAGCGTCGGTTATCACGAGATGACGTTCCTCGATCCGCTGGATTTGCAGCCGATGCGCGCCATTGCCTTCTATCCTTCCAGCGACCGTGAACACATGAGCCTGCTCGAAGGCTATTCAGTCGAGGCCGGCGAAGACACCAAAGTCGCCATCGGCCGCTTTCCGATGCTGATGCTTTCCCACGGCAACACCGGCACGCCGCTGGCGCTGCACGACCTCGCGACCTCGCTGGCGCGCAAAGGCTTTGTGGTGGTGGCGGTGATTCATCCCGGCGACAACTCCAAAGACCACAGCCGGCTCGGCACCCTGAGCAATCTCTACGGGCGGCCCATCCAGATTTCCGAAGCGATTACCGCGACCCTTGGCGACCGCATGCTTGCGCCGTACGTCAACGCCGATCAGGTCGGGGTGATCGGTTATTCGGCGGGCGGCGAGACCGCGTTGATCCTGTCCGGGGCGCAACCGGATCTGGATCGTCTGCGGCGTTATTGCCAGGAACGTCCGGATGATCGTGATGCCTGCAATACGCAGGGCGAATTGATCGTCGATCGTGATGACCTGCAACCGGTGGCCGATCCGCGTGTCCATGCGCTTCTGTTAATGGCACCGCTGAGCCTCAAGTTCGGTCGTCACACCCTGGCTGACGTGCATGTGCCGGTGCTGCTCTACAGCGGTGATGGCGACAAACTGGTGGCCTTCGACAAGAACGCTGCCGCGCTGGCGCGCAAACTGCCAACGGCGCCGGATTTCAAACTACTGGCCGGGGCAGGGCACTTCGTCTTTATGGCACCGTGCAACGAAGAGCAGATTCGCGCGATGCCGGCGTTGTGTACCGATGCTGATGGCGTGGATCGCGAGGATATCCATCGCAACCTGATCTCCGAGGCCGGGCGGTTCTTCTCGCATACTCTGGGCAAGCCGACCCGGGCCGGCATGCAGACCGCGGATCAATAG